In one window of Vallitalea okinawensis DNA:
- a CDS encoding stage III sporulation protein AB: MFIKYICMAVILACSSLLGFYLSKLDEYRLKELLSVKKMAIMLASEIEYSSSLVAALEHIAGRLDAPLNNWVMDIAVELSKRTGKPLVTIWNEKCEVYVNQAYLTDSDWEYIRDFGKNLGYLDKSMQHKNIRLFIDYLDDEIVLINNSKDNNKKMYRSLGILMGLLVVIVLI, translated from the coding sequence ATGTTTATTAAGTATATTTGCATGGCTGTAATCCTAGCTTGTTCTTCTTTACTGGGTTTTTATCTTAGTAAACTGGATGAATATCGCTTAAAAGAGTTATTAAGTGTCAAAAAAATGGCTATTATGTTAGCTTCAGAAATTGAATATTCGTCATCCCTTGTTGCTGCATTAGAACATATAGCTGGGCGTTTAGATGCACCACTTAATAATTGGGTGATGGACATAGCAGTGGAGTTATCAAAACGGACTGGTAAGCCACTGGTGACTATATGGAATGAGAAATGTGAGGTCTATGTTAACCAAGCTTATCTTACAGATAGTGATTGGGAATATATAAGAGATTTTGGAAAGAATCTTGGTTATTTGGATAAGTCCATGCAACATAAAAATATACGACTTTTTATTGATTATCTTGATGATGAAATTGTACTTATTAATAATTCGAAGGACAATAATAAAAAAATGTACCGTTCATTAGGTATTTTAATGGGATTATTAGTTGTCATTGTTTTAATATAA
- the spoIIIAC gene encoding stage III sporulation protein AC, with amino-acid sequence MDIEIVFQIAAVGIVLAALNMVLQNSGKKELAMLTSLAGIVVVLFWVLQYISDLFNTVQTLFQL; translated from the coding sequence ATGGACATAGAAATTGTATTCCAAATAGCTGCTGTTGGCATAGTACTAGCAGCGTTAAACATGGTACTTCAGAATTCAGGGAAAAAAGAATTAGCAATGTTAACGAGTTTAGCTGGTATAGTGGTTGTGTTATTTTGGGTGTTACAATACATAAGTGATTTATTCAACACGGTTCAGACTTTATTCCAGTTATAG